CCCGCCGATACTGAAGTAATACAGCCAGAGGTTGCCGATGTTGATGCCCGCAGCATCGATCGCGGCTCGGAGTTTGCTCCGTTGCTCGGGTTCGTTGATGTCGAAGCCCATGTCCGGCGCCCTAGTTCTTGTCTGCCGGGATCCCGGCGACTATCTCGGCGCTGATGTGGTGCAGTGAACTGCCGTGATCGCGGGTGTGTTTCAGGAGGCGCTGGAGAGCAAGCTCGTGGGGGATCCCGTGACGTTCCATGAGCATGCCACAAGCACGGTTGACCAGGTCCCGGCTTTGGAGGGCTGACTGCAGGCCCTCGCTGATGCGCTTGGGAGTCTCGGCACTTTGGATATGGGACAGAAGGGTGGCCGCGGGGGAAGCGAAGAGTTCCAAGAGGTTGGCGGTTTCGGTGTCATAAGCAGCCGGCTCCGGTGAATAGACCTTGATGGTGCCAAAGCTCTGTCCGCCTGCCGTAAGGGGAGCGCTGATCACTGACCTGATGGGGAGGCTGCTCACTGCCGCACTCCACTGGGCCCAACGGGAATCATCGCTGAGATCGTGGACCAACACCGTCTCTTCGGTAGCCCACGCCGTCAGGCAAGGACCTTCGCCCAACTCGTACTGGAGGAAATCCGCCTGTTCCACTACGGAGTCCGTGAAACCCCGGCTGGTCCGGCGGCCCTGGGAATCGAGGATGGACACCCCGGCGCCAATGGTTCCGGGAACGGACTCCCTGATGGCCTGGGAAAGGTTTTGGACAGCGTGGTCCACCTTTTCCTCGGTCAGGAGGAGGCCCAGGATCCTGCCAATGGCGGTGGAGAGTTCGTCCAGAGGAAGTTGCTTCTTCGTCATGGTTTTCTCTCCGGCCCTTCGTGTCGGCTGGCCGACATGACAATTTCAGCGGTCCTTTGAAGTCCGCCTCAGGCTTCCAGCCTAGTGGTTCCCGCCAAACAAAGATCGGACCAAATGGGGGATCTTATTCCTCAAATGAGATCAAAGTCTCTTGGTCGCCCGCGACACCTGCGATGACAGTTGCCGCCACACTGCGGAGCTTGATATTCCGGTGGCTCGAAGCTTTGACCAGGATCTGGAACGCGGCTTCACGGCTACAGCGGTTCTGCCCCATGATGATTCCGACGGCGGTATCGATCGTGGTGCGGGACTCCAACGCCGCGGTGAGGTTCTCACGCGCATCCCGCAGCTGGGCCATCTTCAACGCGAGGCGAAGCGACTTTGCAGCTGTAGCGGTGACGCGTTCAGCGGCTTGGATGTCCTCCTGGGAGAACCCGTGAGGACGCGTGGAATACAGGTTCACAACGGCTTCGCCGGTGCCCTGCAGTTCCATGGGAAGCGCCAGGATTGATCGCACTTTCATGGCCCTAACAGCCGTCATATAGGAGTGCCAGCGTTCCTCCGTGTTTACGTCAGGGACGTGCGAGACGGTGCGGGTCCGCAGAGCGGTGAGGCAGGGGCCGTCACCGAAGCTGTTCTGCATCTTGTCCAACCTCCGCGCCAAGGCGTCGCTGTGCGCGATGGTTACGGGTTTTTTCTGCCGGACAACGGTGACTCCGCAAGCGATAGTGTTCCCGATCCTGGTCAACTTCGCAGCAGTCATTTCGGCAAGGTCCTGAAGGAACTCGCGGATATCCTCGTTTTCCACGAGGATATCCTGCAAACGCACCAGAAAGTCCGTCAGATCCGCGGTGTCCTGCTGGCGCAGCCCGTTGGGAGGGCTTCCGATGTGGTGCGATGGCTGAGTCTCAGTCATTTCCCGTCCTTTTACCAGCTCGCCGATCGTCCCGGGCTCTCATTGCCGAGCTCTTCGAGGGCGGTGTCCACCAGAGCCATTTGGGCCTGATCGAGCGTTGTTAGACCGTTGAGGTATCCGTCGAGGTCGAATTCGTCAGCGTTCCCTCCGATGCCGTAATAATAGGCCCACAAACCGTTGAGGCTCAGGCCTGCGTCCCTGAATCGCTCGCCCGCAAACTTGCGCGGCGGATCCGGCGCGGCATCTGCGGAATTAAGGGGTCCAGTCATGCTTCCCCGTTCCCTGGTCAGGGTCTCCTGACCGTGTCAGCATGTCCCTGGCAATCTCGTGGAGTCTACGATCGGTATTTCTGGAAGCCAGGTGGAGAAGCTTCATGGCCGACTCACGGCTGCACCGGTTCTGCATCATGATCAGGGAGATCGCCGCGTCCACAACAGCGCGAGACTCCAGCACTGACCTCAGCCCGGCAGGATAGGGATCAGACGAATGCATGCGGAGGGCCAACCGCAAGGTCCTGGACAGGGAATCTGCATACCTCTGAACTGCGACCACGGTGTCCGGATCAAAAGCTCCCACTTCATTGGAATAGCAATTCAGCGCCGCACCGGACCCGTTGTCCGTGCTGATGGGAACGGCGAGCATGCTGCGGACATGCGCCCCTGATATCGCGTTGGCGTACCCCCGCCAGCGAATGTCGGAGTGCAGGTCTGGAATCTGCACCATCTGCCCGGTGCGCAGCGCAGTGAGGCAAGGGCCGTCGTCGAATTCGTACTGCTTTTCGTCCAGCACACGGGCCGCTTCAGTGCTGCTGGCCACAGTGGCAGGACCGCCGTCGCGCTCCACGGTGATGGCACAGAGCATGGGTGTTTCCCCGCCCAAAAGGGAAGCAGAAATGGTTGTCAGTCCAAGGAGGAACTCTGAGAAGCCGGGACTTTCGAGGAGCAGGTCCTGCAATTCTTCGGCTGTGGGTACTGCGTTGTACTGGGCCATGCGGCCTCATTCCAGCAACGCCGGAGTCCACACACCTCCAGCTGGCGGCTGTGCGCTCGTGATCGCGCAAAACCCGGATATCCAACTCCGGACTCCACCCGAAATCTCCTACCTCAAACACTACGCTTGTGCCCTGCAACAAGATACAGACAGCCCACCCGCTAGACGCATCTGCAACGATGTATACCAACGTAGAGAAGGAGCACCTGCATGGCCGTCACCATGAACGACGTCGCACGAGCGGCTGGAGTGTCGTTGAAGACGGTCTCCAATGTCATCAACAACTACGAGTTCATCCGGCCAGCCACCAAGCAGCGCGTCCTTGATGCCATTGACGAGCTCGGCTACGAAACCAACCTGACAGCCCGCAGCCTCCGATCCGGGAAGACCAGCATGCTTGGCTTAGTGCTGGCCGACCTTTCCATCCCTTACTACGCCGAACTGGCCTCGGACATCATGAAAGCGGCCTGGGCCCGCGGTTACCGTGTTTTGGTGGAGCAATCCGGCAACGAGGCAGAGCATGAGCAGGCTGCGCTTCAGGGCCAGTTCCGAAGCCTCACCGACGGGCTCCTCTTCATCCCGCTCGCGCTCGACGCCGAGCAGATCATCGCCGCGGCCGGCAAGAAACCGCTGGTTCTCCTGGGCGAGTTCGTGCAGGATCCGCGGCTGGACATGGTCCTCATCCAAAACCAGGAGGCTGCGGCCGCCGTCACCACGCACCTGCTGGAAGGTGGCCGCCGTCGTATAGCCGTCCTTGGCGCGCACGACGGCGACGAAGCCGGGAGCAACGGCCTCCGCCTCCGCGGGTACAGGGCGGCGCTCGCTGCCGCTGGTGTGGCATATGATCCGGCGTTGGTGGTCCCCTGCGATTGGCGGCGCGACGCCGGTGCTGACGCCACCGCGAGGTTGCTGGACAGCGGCGTGGAATTCGACGCCGTTTTCGGGCTCAATGATGCCCTCGCTTTGGGCGCGCTCCACGAGCTCCTGGTCCGCGGACGAAAAGTCCCGGAGGAGATTGCCGTGGCCGGCTTCGATGACATTGATGAGTCGCGGTTCGCATCGCCGTCGTTAACCACGGTGGCGCCGGGGCGGGCGGAAATTGCGGAGCGCTCCGTCGAACTCCTCATCCAGCGGATTGAAAGCAAAGACGCCGTGGCCAACGTTGAGCAGCCGGAGGCGGTGTTCGAGCTGCGTATCAGGCAGTCCGCGCCTTAGGGCCTTCAGTGTTCAGGACGTTAGTCTTCTATGAATGAACGTGATCCCCGCTGAAGTCATCACCCCTGCCGTCCTGATCGACGTCGATGTCCTGGATCGGAACATCGAACGGATGGCGGGGAACATGCGTGGACGCGGGCTCCAGCTCCGTCCGCACGTGAAGACACATAAGACGCTGGAGATCGCCCGCAAGCAGCTCGCGGCGGGAGCCCTTGGTATCACTGTGGCCACCATCGGCGAGGCCGAGGTATTCGCGGCGGACGGCGTGAAGGACATCTTCATTGCCTTCCCGCTCTGGGTTGAAGCGCCGCACGCGGAACGCCTTCGCGCATTGACGGCCAAGTGCCGCCTCGCAGTCGGCGTGGATTCGGCTGAAAGCGCGACGGCGATGGGTCGCCAACTCGGGGTCGACGCAGGAAGCGTTGAGGTGCTGATCGAAGTGGACAGCGGACACCACCGTAGCGGCGTGCTGCCGGACGAAGTGGTGGATGTTGCCGAAGCAGCGGCTGCCGCCGGACTGAGCGTGCAGGGTGTCTTCACGTTCCCCGGCCACAGCTACAAGCCCGGCATGCCCACTGGCGCGGCGAGCAACGAGAATGAGGCACTTGGCCTGGCTGCGACGGCGCTGACATCGGCAGGCTTCGAAGTGACCACCATCAGCGGAGGCTCCACACCGACGGCACTGATTGACGGCGAAACGGTGGCAACCGAGCTGCGTCCCGGCGTCTACGTGTTCGGCGACGCCCAGCAACTGGAACTCGAACGCTGCAGCTGGGACGACATCGCGCTAAGCGTGGCCGCCACGGTGGTCAGCAGGCACGAAGCCCGCGGCGGGAACGTGCGCCGCGTGGTGCTGGACGCCGGAAGCAAGATCCTGGGCAGCGACCGCCCGGACTGGGCCACCGGATACGGGCGGCTTCCCGAATACCCCGAAGCCAAAGTGACTGCGCTGTCCGAGCACCACGCCACGGTTGTATGGCCGGATTCGTCGGAGTTGCCGCCCTTGGGCACCCGACTCCGGGTCATCCCCAACCATGTGTGCCTCACCATGAACCTCGTGGACCAAGTCATTGTGGTGCACGGCGGGGCCGTGGCGGAGCGGTGGACTGTGGCAGCCCGGGGCCGGAACAACTAAGTACCAATGTGGTCCCATGGTTCATGGCCATAATTTGCGTGTCCCGTTGGGTCAATGGTTACAGGCAGGACCTCACTACAAATCAAGGCTTACGCGATTCCGCCGCCGGGATTTCTCGGCACTTGGTGCCTCGCTAGCCCAAAGCAAACGCCAGCGCAGTTAGCCCAGCGCCGGAACACTCTCAAGCAGGGTGTGGAACTCCCTGTTGTGGTAGACCAGCGGAGCTGAATCTGACGGGTTGGACCGGATCTCCACAACCCTGGCTGCCAGCAGCACCGAGCCGCCCAGCGGTGCCCGGTGGATAATCTCGCAACGCAACGCCCAATCGGCCTCCCTGAGAAGGGGCTCGCCTGTGGGCAGGACCTCCCAGTCCATGGCGTCCGTGAAGCGCGGGGCCGATGGGTCCGCGAAGGCACGTACCAGCTCCAGCTGATCGGCACCGACGAGGTGGACCACTATTGTCTGCGCCGCTGCAATGACGGAGGCTGATCGCCCACTTGTCACGGAGAACGCGAGCGTCGCCGGTTCCACTGCCACCGATGCCACCGAGGAGGCCGTCAGCCCCACCGCGCCTTCCGGTCCCGCTGCGGTGACAATTGCGACTCCCGCCGGATGAGCGCGAAACGCAGCCCTGAAAAGCTCGCCGACTGGTTCGGATGGCACGGGTATGTGGTGGGTCATTCATGCACCTTCGTGGGACTGGTTCGGTAAGGCGCCCTTCGCGGGCACACACCTGACTGATGCTAGGACCTCAACTTAAGTTGAGGTCAATTCCTGAGAAACCGACCCTCGACTGAGACGATTTGGAAACGTAGCCGAAACTTCCGCTCCCTACGCTGGTCACAATCTGACCAAGTGCCCGGCGTCCAAGGAGTAACCATGCATCTTTTGCCCCGTGAGCAGGAGAAACTCATGATCGTGGTGGCTGCCGACCTCGCGCGGCGTCGCCAGGCACGAGGACTCAAACTGAACTACCCGGAAGCCGTGGCGATCATCAGCTACGAACTCATCGAAGGTGCGCGCGACGGCCGGACAGTAGCTGAACTCATGAGCTACGGAACCACCCTGCTCCGCCGCGAAGACGTGATGGAAGGCGTGCCGGAGATGATCCACGACGTCCAGATCGAAGCCACCTTCCCCGACGGCACCAAGCTTGTTACCGTCCACAACCCCATCCGTTAGGAGCCCCCATGATCCCCGGTGAATACAGGCTCCAGCCCGGTTCCATCGCATGCAACAGCGGCCGTGACGCGATGGTCGTCGAGGTTGTGAACCGCGGCGACCGCCCAGTCCAGATCGGTTCGCACTACCACTTCGCCGAGGCGAACCGCGCCCTCGAATTCGACCGCGAAGCCGCCTACGGGCGCCGCCTGGACATCCCCGCGGGTACAGCCGCAAGGTTCGAGCCGGGGGACAGGAAGACGGTCCAACTGATCGAACTCGCGGGGACGCGCGAGGTGCACGGCCTCAGCAACGCAGTCAACGGAAAGCTCGACGGCGGCACTGCCGTAGCCGGGGAACCCCGCCCGGGCATCGCAGCGGAAAGGGACCACCAGTGAGCTTCGAGATACCCCGCAAGCAGTACGCCCAACTGTACGGACCGACCACCGGCGACTCGATCCGCCTGGCCGACACCGAACTGTTCCTCGAAATCGAGAAGGACTACACGGTCTACGGCGAAGAAGTGGTCTTCGGCGGCGGCAAGGTGATCCGCGACGGCATGGGCCAGAACGGTCAGCTCACCCGCGCCGAGGACATTCCGGACACCGTCATCACCAACGTCATCGTGCTGGACTACACCGGCATCTACAAAGCCGATATTGCCCTGAAGGACGGGCATATCTTCAAGATCGGCAAGGCTGGAAACCCGCAAATAACTGATGGCGTGGACATCGTGATCGGTGCCAGCACAGAGATCATCGCCGGCGAACGAAAGATCCTCACCGCCGGCGGCATCGACACCCACATCCACTTCATCTCCCCGGAACAGGTCCCAGCGGCACTGTGCAACGGCATCACCACCATGGTGGGCGGCGGCACCGGCCCGGCCGAAGGGACCAAAGCCACCACCATCACACCCGGCGCTTGGCACATCTCCCGGATGCTGCAAGCCGCTGAAGGACTCCCCGTCAACATCGGCCTGTTCGGCAAGGGCCACGCGTCCGCCGTCGAGCCCCTCGCAGAGCAGATCCGCGCCGGTGCCGTCGGGCTCAAAGTCCACGAGGACTGGGGCTCCACAACGTCCTCCATTGACATGTCCCTGCGCGTTGCCGACGAATACGACGTCCAAATAGCCATCCACACGGACACCCTCAACGAGTGCGGCTTCGTAGAAGACACCATCCGGGCGATCGACGGGCGCGTCATCCACACCTTCCACACCGAAGGCGCAGGCGGCGGGCACGCCCCCGACATCATCAAAATCGCCGGCCTGCCCAACGTGCTCCCGGCCTCCACCAACCCCACCCTGCCCTACACACGCAACACCATCGAAGAGCACCTGGACATGCTCATGGTCTGCCACCACCTCAACCCCGACATCCCTGAAGACGTGGCCTTCGCCGACTCCCGCATCCGCGCCGAAACCATCGCCGCCGAAGACGTCCTCCACGATCTCGGCATCTTCGCCATCACCTCCTCCGACTCCCAAGCCATGGGCCGCGTCGGGGAAGTAGTCACCCGCACCTGGCAAGTAGCGGACGCCATGAAACGCCAACGCGGAGCCCTCCATGACCCATCCGGCGCTCCGCACGGTTCCGCCGAATCCGACAACTTCCGCCTCAAGCGCTACATCGCCAAATACACCATCAACGCGGCCATCGCCCAAGGCATGGCAGACGTCATCGGCTCCGTGGAAGAGGGCAAATTCGCGGACCTGGTGCTGTGGGATCCCGCGTTCTTCGGAGTGAAACCCGAGCTGGTCATCAAAGGCGGCCAAATCGCCTACGCACTCATGGGCGACGCCAACGCCTCCATCCCCACGCCACAGCCACGCACCATGCGGCCCATGTTCGCCACCTACGGCAAAGCCCTCCAACAAACATCCATCACGTTCCTGTCCCAAGCCGCCATCGACGCCGGAGTGCCCGCCGAGCTGGGCCTCCAACGCATCATCAAACCCGTCAGCGGCATCCGCAACCTCACCAAAGCGGACCTGAAATACAACGGCGAAACCCCGGATATCGCCGTCGACCCCGAAACCTACAAAGTGACAGTCGACGGCGTCGAAGTCACCTCCCAGCCCTCCGACGTGCTGCCCATGGCGCAGCGCTACTTCCTCTTCTAGGAGCACCCATGATCATCGAAAAAATCCTGGGCAACCTGCACCAACAGCCCGACGCCTACGCTAGCCACCACAAAGAAAAAGTAGTCCTGCCCAGCACCCTCCTCGTCAAACGCATCCAACGCGTCACCACCGACCACGGCAAAGAACTCGGCATCCGCCTACCCGCAGGAACCGGAGACCTCCGCGACGGCGACATCCTCGCCATCGACCAGCACAACATCATCGTCGTCTCCGTGCTGCCCACCGACGTCCTGGTGATAAAGGCGCGGACAATCCACGAAATGGGCGTCGTGGCACATTCGCTCGGCAACCGGCACCTGCAGGCACAATTCTTTGACGGCTCATCCGAGTACGGGGCCGAAGTTATGGTGTGCCAGTACGACCACACGGTCGAAGACTATCTGAAGAGCGTCGGCGTCCCCTACGACAGGCAAGAGCGGGTCATGCCGGTGCCGTTCCGCCATGCTGAACATTCGCACTAAAGCCGTGTGCCGCGTCAGGTTGGGTTCGCACGCTTGCGCTTCGCTGGGAAGGGGGCCGTGCCCGTCCCCAGCCGCTCCCAACCTTCGCAAGCTCAGGTCGGGGCCCTCGCGGCAGTGGGCCCCCCACGTGGCCCACCACACCGCGGCCCCCTTCCCAGCTCCGCTCAATCGCGCCATCCTCACCTCCGGCGGTGTGTTTTGAGTGCGACATATCAGCTTGCTCTTCAACAGTTGACCGACTCCGCGTTGCCTACGGGGGCGTTTGCTCATTCTTTGGGGTTTGAGAGCTACATCCACCGTGGGCTTGTGCGTGATGAGAGCACCTTCAGCACTTGGCTTCAGGCCTTCGTTTCCCAGCAGTTGAGCTATTCCGATGGGTTGGCTTTGCGGTTCTTGTTTGAGGGGGTGGATGTTGGCTTGTTGGATGGGGTGTTGTCTGCGCAGTTGTTGGCTCGGGAGGTTCGGGAGGCCTCTTTGAAAATGGGGGGACGGCTGCTGGAGATTGGTGGGGAAGTGTTCCCTTCGGCGGAACTGGAGGCGTATCGGGGGCTTGTCCGGGCGGGGTCGGCTTCGGGCCACCAACCTTTGGCATTTGGTGTCATTGCGCGGTCTCTGGGGGTGCCCTTGGAAGAGGCGCTTTCCGCCTACTTGTTCGCCACGGTTACGTCGCTGACGCAGAACGCCGTGCGGGCCATACCGCTCGGGCAAAACGCCGGGCAGCGGGTACTACGCCAAGCGCACGACGCCGTCGCTGCCGCCATCCACGTTGTAGCACAGCTGTGCTGGGACGACTTCGGGGCCGTCAGCCCCGGCCTCGAAATTTCACAAATGCGGCACGAACGGCAACGCGCCCGCATGTTCATGAGCTAGTTAGTGCAAAGGACAAAAAACATGACAGAACCCATCAAAATCGGCGTCGGCGGACCCGTCGGAGCAGGCAAAACCCAACTCGTTGAACGCATCACCCGACACATGAGCCGCGACATCTCCATGGCCGCCATCACCAACGACATCTACACCATCGAAGACGCCAAAATCCTCGCCGCCAACGGCATCCTCCCCGAAAACCGCATCATCGGCGTCGAAACGGGCGGCTGCCCCCACACCGCCATCCGCGAAGACACCTCCATGAACACCGCAGCCATCGAAGAACTCAAAACCCGGCACCCCGATCTCCAAATCATCTTCGTCGAATCCGGCGGCGACAACCTCTCCGCCACCTTCAGCCCCGAACTCGTCGACTTCTCCATCTACATCATCGACGTCGCCCAAGGCGAAAAAATCCCCCGCAAAGCCGGCCAAGGCATGATCAAATCCGACCTGTTCATCATCAACAAAACAGACCTGGCACCACATGTAGGAGCAGACCTCGCCGTCATGGAACGGGACTCCAAGGAATTCCGCGGCAACAAGCCGTTCTGCTTCACGAACCTGAAGACGGACGAAGGCCTGGACGAGGTCCTCAACTGGATCCGCCGCGACGTCCTGATGCTCGACTTGGCGTCGTGATCGGCGGGGCTGCGGCGGCTACGCCGGATTTTGGGCCGTGCCCGCTTCGCGATGCCCGCCACGCCGCGGCCCAAAAATCCGGCTCCGCCGCCGCAACGGTCGGCTCACGTCGCGGCAGCGAGCAGCGGACGTCGCAGGCCGCACTGAGCCCTTGGGGGAACGTGGGGCCCGACTCCACGTTGGCTTTGGGTGAAGGGGCGGTTCGGGGGCGGTTGGAGCTTGGGGTCTGTTTGCGTGGGGGGCGGTCCGTTGCTTCGCGGCAGTTTCATGAGGGTGCCTTGCGGGTTTTGCGGCCGCATTACTTGGATGAGTCCGGGCAGGTTGGCTATGTGATGGTCAATCCGGGCGGGGCATATCTCGGGGCGGATTTGTTCCTCATTGATGTGACGGTTGAAAACAATGCCGCGCTGTTGCTGACCACGCAGTCGGCAACTAAGGTTTATCGGACTCCGGGGTCATTTGCTGAGCAGCGAATGAGTGTGCGGCTGGGGGAGGGCTCTCGGTTGGAGCTCATGCCCGACCAGTTGATTGCCTACCGGGAAGCGAGCTACCGGCAGAATTCGCGCATCAGTCTCCACCCGACGTCGAGCCTTATCATGGCCGAAGTCATCACGCCAGGCTGGTCCCCGGACGGGGCGTCCTTCAAGTACCAAGAGGTGCGGCTGCGGAACGAGATCTGGATCGATGACGAAAACGGAGCCAAGTTGCTGGCGCTCGACAACCTCCTGATCCGGCCCCCGCTGGGAGACGTTACCGGGATGGGGTTCATGGAGGGATTCAGCCACCTGGGGTCGTTGGTGGTGGTGGATCCGCGGGTGAATCAGGGGCTTGCCGATGAGCTGGACCTTATAGCCCGTGACTTTGACGCTTATACCGGTATGTCTTTGACCGCGACTATTGCCGGGAGCACGGGGCTTGTGCTGCGATCGTTGTCGAACAGCACTGAGGAGCTCAACAATTTGCTGGGTGCCTGCGCCGGCGTTCTGCGGGAACGTTGGTATGGGCAGGCGCCCTTGAACCTGAGGAAGTACTAATGACTGCGCTGACCGAGTTCGCCACCATGTACCGGGAGCGGGAGACGTTGTCCCTGCGGACCCGGCTGCTGTTCACGTTCGGTGCCGTCGCCGCTTTGCACCTTGCCGCCGTCGTGCTGTTGCTTGCTGGTACCGCGGGTGGCGCGCAGCCGCTTGCACTCGGGCTGGTGATCACCGCGTACGTGGCCGGTATCAAGCACAGTTACGACTGGGACCACATCGCCGCGATCGACAACTCCACCCGCAAATTCGTGGCACAGCACAAAGACCCCGTGAGCGTCGGCTTTGCATTCAGCCTGGGCCACAGCTCCGTGGTGATCCTCGCCGGACTCCTGGTGGTGGCGGGTGCCACCTTGATCGGGCAGTTCATGGAGGACGGCACCACCGGCAACAAGGTGCTGGGCCTGATCGGCAGTGGAGTGTCGGGGTTGTTCCTGCTGGCGATGGGTCTGTTCAACGGCTCCGCGTTTGTGCGCGCGAGCAGTGTGTACCGGCAGGTGCAGCGCGGCGGTGACGTCCGTCCGGAGGACTTGGAAGCAAAGGGCCTTATCGCCCGGCTGCTCGCCAAGCCGCTGTCCAAGGTGGAGCGGCCCCGGAACATCTACGTGATCGGTTTCCTGTTCGGCCTCGGGTTCGATACCGCCACCACCATCGGACTGCTGGTCATCACCACGACGGCGTCACTCGCCGGTGTCTCGCCCCTCGCCTTGATGGCCCTCCCTCTTGCGTTCACCGCCGCCATGACCTTGTGTGATTCCGCCAATGGCGTGGCCATGATGAAGATGTACAAATCAGCCATTCACAACCCCAGGCGCAAGCTTGGCTTCAATGCCCTGATCACTGGCATCTCGGCGGTCTCGGCGTTGTTCATCTCCGTGATCACGCTCGGTGGATTCGCGAATTCTGCGTTTGAGCTTCAGGATCCCCTGACCACGTGGCTCGGCAGCATTGACCTTGGCGACGCCGGCCTGATCCTGGTGGGACTGTTCGTGATCGTCTGGGCCGTCGCCTCCTTGCGGGGCCGGGGCGCCGGAAGCGGGACCTAGGAGACCGCCACTGCGTTGAAAAGCTCGTTGGTGTCCACGCCGAGGTCCGGGGTGTCCAGCACGTTGGTCAGAAACACCACGCAGCGGTCCT
This genomic interval from Paenarthrobacter aurescens TC1 contains the following:
- the ureA gene encoding urease, gamma subunit (identified by match to protein family HMM PF00547; match to protein family HMM TIGR00193), whose amino-acid sequence is MHLLPREQEKLMIVVAADLARRRQARGLKLNYPEAVAIISYELIEGARDGRTVAELMSYGTTLLRREDVMEGVPEMIHDVQIEATFPDGTKLVTVHNPIR
- a CDS encoding flavin reductase-like domain protein (identified by match to protein family HMM PF01613), which codes for MTHHIPVPSEPVGELFRAAFRAHPAGVAIVTAAGPEGAVGLTASSVASVAVEPATLAFSVTSGRSASVIAAAQTIVVHLVGADQLELVRAFADPSAPRFTDAMDWEVLPTGEPLLREADWALRCEIIHRAPLGGSVLLAARVVEIRSNPSDSAPLVYHNREFHTLLESVPALG
- the ureB gene encoding urease, beta subunit (identified by match to protein family HMM PF00699; match to protein family HMM TIGR00192), whose amino-acid sequence is MIPGEYRLQPGSIACNSGRDAMVVEVVNRGDRPVQIGSHYHFAEANRALEFDREAAYGRRLDIPAGTAARFEPGDRKTVQLIELAGTREVHGLSNAVNGKLDGGTAVAGEPRPGIAAERDHQ
- a CDS encoding putative alanine racemase, N-terminal domain protein (identified by match to protein family HMM PF01168), translated to MNVIPAEVITPAVLIDVDVLDRNIERMAGNMRGRGLQLRPHVKTHKTLEIARKQLAAGALGITVATIGEAEVFAADGVKDIFIAFPLWVEAPHAERLRALTAKCRLAVGVDSAESATAMGRQLGVDAGSVEVLIEVDSGHHRSGVLPDEVVDVAEAAAAAGLSVQGVFTFPGHSYKPGMPTGAASNENEALGLAATALTSAGFEVTTISGGSTPTALIDGETVATELRPGVYVFGDAQQLELERCSWDDIALSVAATVVSRHEARGGNVRRVVLDAGSKILGSDRPDWATGYGRLPEYPEAKVTALSEHHATVVWPDSSELPPLGTRLRVIPNHVCLTMNLVDQVIVVHGGAVAERWTVAARGRNN
- a CDS encoding ANTAR domain protein (identified by match to protein family HMM PF01590; match to protein family HMM PF03861); its protein translation is MAQYNAVPTAEELQDLLLESPGFSEFLLGLTTISASLLGGETPMLCAITVERDGGPATVASSTEAARVLDEKQYEFDDGPCLTALRTGQMVQIPDLHSDIRWRGYANAISGAHVRSMLAVPISTDNGSGAALNCYSNEVGAFDPDTVVAVQRYADSLSRTLRLALRMHSSDPYPAGLRSVLESRAVVDAAISLIMMQNRCSRESAMKLLHLASRNTDRRLHEIARDMLTRSGDPDQGTGKHDWTP
- a CDS encoding putative transcriptional regulator, lacI family (identified by match to protein family HMM PF00356; match to protein family HMM PF00532), with amino-acid sequence MAVTMNDVARAAGVSLKTVSNVINNYEFIRPATKQRVLDAIDELGYETNLTARSLRSGKTSMLGLVLADLSIPYYAELASDIMKAAWARGYRVLVEQSGNEAEHEQAALQGQFRSLTDGLLFIPLALDAEQIIAAAGKKPLVLLGEFVQDPRLDMVLIQNQEAAAAVTTHLLEGGRRRIAVLGAHDGDEAGSNGLRLRGYRAALAAAGVAYDPALVVPCDWRRDAGADATARLLDSGVEFDAVFGLNDALALGALHELLVRGRKVPEEIAVAGFDDIDESRFASPSLTTVAPGRAEIAERSVELLIQRIESKDAVANVEQPEAVFELRIRQSAP
- a CDS encoding hypothetical protein (identified by Glimmer2; putative); this encodes MTGPLNSADAAPDPPRKFAGERFRDAGLSLNGLWAYYYGIGGNADEFDLDGYLNGLTTLDQAQMALVDTALEELGNESPGRSASW
- a CDS encoding ANTAR domain protein (identified by match to protein family HMM PF01590; match to protein family HMM PF03861), producing MTKKQLPLDELSTAIGRILGLLLTEEKVDHAVQNLSQAIRESVPGTIGAGVSILDSQGRRTSRGFTDSVVEQADFLQYELGEGPCLTAWATEETVLVHDLSDDSRWAQWSAAVSSLPIRSVISAPLTAGGQSFGTIKVYSPEPAAYDTETANLLELFASPAATLLSHIQSAETPKRISEGLQSALQSRDLVNRACGMLMERHGIPHELALQRLLKHTRDHGSSLHHISAEIVAGIPADKN
- a CDS encoding ANTAR domain protein (identified by match to protein family HMM PF01590; match to protein family HMM PF03861); the encoded protein is MTETQPSHHIGSPPNGLRQQDTADLTDFLVRLQDILVENEDIREFLQDLAEMTAAKLTRIGNTIACGVTVVRQKKPVTIAHSDALARRLDKMQNSFGDGPCLTALRTRTVSHVPDVNTEERWHSYMTAVRAMKVRSILALPMELQGTGEAVVNLYSTRPHGFSQEDIQAAERVTATAAKSLRLALKMAQLRDARENLTAALESRTTIDTAVGIIMGQNRCSREAAFQILVKASSHRNIKLRSVAATVIAGVAGDQETLISFEE